One genomic window of Thermococcus indicus includes the following:
- a CDS encoding type II toxin-antitoxin system VapC family toxin, protein MGHLAAFVDTNVIIEHLKGNIDLLDLRERFNVLYSNSIVFSEALMVYMRALTGERPYTLKHNPALIRNLREDLLDFSRLFELFLDLEINRAIETLAVEYMIKYGLLPNDALILATCKFYDVKYLISFDSDFANACESEGISLISDPEEISKLGDAL, encoded by the coding sequence ATGGGCCATCTAGCGGCATTTGTGGATACAAACGTAATAATCGAACATTTAAAAGGTAACATTGACCTCCTCGACCTAAGGGAGCGTTTTAATGTTCTGTATTCCAACAGCATAGTGTTCAGCGAGGCGCTTATGGTGTACATGAGGGCATTAACAGGTGAAAGGCCATATACACTAAAACACAATCCCGCTCTTATCAGAAATCTGAGGGAGGATCTCTTGGACTTCTCACGGCTTTTTGAGCTTTTCCTCGATCTTGAAATAAACAGAGCTATTGAAACCCTTGCAGTGGAGTATATGATAAAATACGGCCTGCTTCCGAACGATGCCCTTATTCTCGCAACCTGCAAGTTCTACGACGTTAAATACCTGATTTCGTTTGACAGCGATTTTGCCAACGCCTGTGAAAGTGAGGGTATATCTCTTATCAGTGATCCGGAGGAGATATCTAAACTTGGTGATGCCTTGTGA
- a CDS encoding alkaline phosphatase family protein encodes MEFERKVKEGMERTKKVLVIGLDSAPPELLFNRFIDDMPHVKKLLGKSVYGPMQTGIPAITIPMWMVMVTGKTPGELGLYGFRHRTGYSYTDYWIAHSKKVKEPTLWDYLGERGKKSIIVGVPPTYPPKPINGHLVSCFITPDASVDYTYPKELKGEIERLVGEYIFDVPFRREAKDEVKEGIWEMTEKRFEVIRYLIQEKEWDYFHFVEIGLDRLHHAFWRYFDENHHLYPGKGNRYESVIPDYYRLLDKEIGETLKLVDLDETAVFIVSDHGIKAMHGNFAVNQWLAEEGLLKVRNPSALHDGKVKRFESLDVDWKETIAWGWGGYYSRVFLNVLGREREGKIPLSRFEKVRDEVAEQIRSIRGPNGERWDTKVFYPEDIYPIAKGSKPDIMVYFDNLNWRAAGTVGHPSNYLPENDTGPDDANHSEFGVFSMYLPGFDESKATRLTIYDFAPTMLRLFGIEEPLAGMHGRSIL; translated from the coding sequence ATGGAGTTTGAAAGGAAGGTTAAGGAGGGAATGGAGCGGACGAAGAAGGTGCTCGTCATAGGCCTCGACTCCGCCCCGCCGGAGCTGCTCTTCAACCGCTTCATCGACGACATGCCTCACGTGAAGAAGCTCCTCGGAAAGTCCGTCTACGGCCCGATGCAGACGGGAATTCCGGCGATAACCATTCCGATGTGGATGGTGATGGTCACCGGCAAGACGCCGGGCGAGCTCGGCCTCTACGGCTTCAGGCACAGAACCGGCTATTCCTACACAGACTACTGGATAGCCCACAGCAAAAAGGTCAAGGAGCCGACCCTCTGGGACTACCTCGGCGAGCGCGGAAAGAAGTCGATAATCGTCGGCGTTCCTCCGACCTACCCGCCAAAGCCCATAAACGGCCACCTCGTGAGCTGCTTCATAACCCCTGATGCCAGCGTGGACTACACATACCCAAAGGAGCTCAAGGGCGAGATCGAGCGCCTGGTCGGCGAGTACATCTTTGACGTCCCCTTCAGGAGGGAAGCCAAAGACGAGGTCAAGGAAGGCATCTGGGAGATGACGGAAAAGCGGTTCGAGGTCATCCGCTACCTCATCCAGGAGAAGGAGTGGGACTACTTCCACTTCGTCGAGATAGGCCTTGACCGGCTCCACCACGCCTTCTGGCGCTACTTCGATGAAAACCACCACCTCTACCCGGGTAAGGGGAACAGGTACGAGAGCGTCATTCCGGACTACTACAGGCTCTTGGACAAGGAGATAGGAGAGACGCTCAAGCTCGTAGACCTCGACGAAACAGCCGTCTTCATAGTCTCCGACCACGGGATAAAGGCCATGCACGGCAACTTCGCGGTCAACCAGTGGCTGGCGGAGGAGGGCCTGCTGAAGGTCAGGAACCCCTCCGCTCTGCACGACGGGAAGGTCAAGCGCTTCGAGAGCCTCGACGTGGACTGGAAGGAGACCATCGCTTGGGGATGGGGCGGCTACTACTCAAGGGTTTTCCTCAACGTCCTCGGCAGGGAGAGGGAAGGGAAGATACCGCTCTCCAGGTTCGAGAAGGTAAGGGACGAGGTTGCCGAGCAGATACGCTCCATACGCGGCCCGAACGGCGAGAGGTGGGACACGAAGGTGTTCTACCCCGAGGACATCTATCCGATAGCGAAGGGAAGCAAGCCGGACATAATGGTCTACTTCGACAACCTCAACTGGCGCGCGGCAGGAACCGTCGGCCACCCAAGCAACTATCTACCGGAAAACGACACCGGGCCTGACGACGCGAACCACTCAGAGTTCGGAGTGTTCTCTATGTACTTACCTGGCTTCGACGAGAGCAAGGCAACCCGGCTCACCATCTACGACTTTGCCCCGACAATGCTTAGGCTCTTCGGCATAGAGGAGCCACTCGCTGGAATGCACGGGAGGAGCATCCTCTGA
- the rfbC gene encoding dTDP-4-dehydrorhamnose 3,5-epimerase: MPFTFRRLEIPDVILIKPKVFEDERGFFMETYKKSDFEKAGIKGDFVQDNHSRSKYGVLRGLHFQREPYAQAKIVRAVRGVIYDVAVDLRRNSPTFGKWVGVILSEHNKYQLYIPRGFAHGFVVLSDVAEVVYKVDNVYAPDYEGGIIWNDQEIDIDWPIDDPIVSEKDGKWPTLREAVERGWVF; encoded by the coding sequence ATGCCATTCACGTTCAGACGTTTAGAGATTCCCGATGTTATCCTGATTAAGCCCAAAGTCTTCGAGGACGAGCGCGGCTTCTTCATGGAGACCTACAAGAAGTCTGACTTTGAGAAGGCTGGGATCAAAGGAGACTTCGTCCAGGACAACCACTCCCGCTCCAAGTACGGCGTGCTCAGAGGTCTTCACTTCCAGCGCGAGCCCTACGCCCAGGCCAAGATCGTGAGGGCCGTTAGGGGGGTCATCTACGACGTCGCCGTGGATTTGAGGAGGAACTCACCAACATTCGGGAAGTGGGTGGGGGTAATACTCTCGGAGCACAACAAATACCAGCTCTACATCCCGAGGGGCTTTGCCCACGGGTTTGTTGTGCTGAGTGACGTTGCAGAGGTCGTCTATAAGGTGGACAACGTCTACGCTCCTGATTACGAGGGAGGAATAATCTGGAATGACCAGGAGATAGACATAGACTGGCCGATTGACGACCCCATAGTCTCGGAGAAGGACGGGAAGTGGCCGACGCTGAGGGAAGCGGTTGAAAGGGGATGGGTGTTCTGA
- a CDS encoding type II toxin-antitoxin system VapC family toxin, with the protein MIVVDTSVFIDAIFEYREERTAIARKLFRTLQEAKTQVLEPDVFKIELIGQLVRRMEVQKAMNLYELLIGRVETVNTAKLKEVAFEIALKTGCRAIDSFYISVAHSRNAILVSNDRFQVESALKYGIKAFYLLEEWQELNKLLKNRVG; encoded by the coding sequence ATGATAGTGGTAGATACCTCCGTCTTCATCGACGCTATCTTTGAGTACAGAGAGGAGAGAACAGCCATTGCAAGGAAACTTTTCAGAACTCTCCAGGAGGCAAAGACTCAGGTCTTAGAACCCGATGTTTTCAAGATAGAATTGATAGGACAGCTAGTCCGGAGAATGGAAGTTCAAAAAGCCATGAACCTGTACGAGCTCCTGATTGGGAGAGTCGAGACCGTGAACACGGCCAAGTTAAAGGAAGTGGCGTTTGAAATCGCACTCAAAACCGGGTGCAGGGCCATCGACTCGTTCTACATAAGCGTTGCCCACTCCCGAAACGCCATCTTGGTCTCCAATGACAGGTTTCAGGTTGAGAGCGCCTTAAAATACGGAATCAAGGCGTTTTATCTACTTGAAGAATGGCAAGAGTTAAATAAACTTCTGAAAAATCGGGTTGGGTGA
- a CDS encoding DHH family phosphoesterase — protein MNLIVHHWDTDGITSAALLVRALKLDEFTNMTAPIGEFRFDGRIWEAIEKAERLYVLDFNVPGEVEKVKVPTLFIDHHTQPRIGNPLVEQINPSLNGEYWPANSLVVSEHFGIWNAWSALGVVGDIGEKAFELEGVRKLLDREGLPREGALRLVELIDSNYITMDRGAVEEAVYVLLGHDVRELLEYEPWVRKAEAIREAIEEAVSSAEERNGFAIAHFESPFNIISKVARKLVWELGYRGAVVINGNFQGKGQLYFRISGEEAERINMGEVIERIKALGTNAGGKREVLGCVCGRDKIEDALKIVEEYLR, from the coding sequence GTGAACCTAATCGTCCACCACTGGGACACCGACGGAATAACCTCGGCGGCGCTTCTCGTGAGGGCACTGAAGCTCGATGAGTTCACCAACATGACGGCACCGATAGGCGAGTTCCGCTTTGACGGGCGGATTTGGGAGGCAATTGAAAAGGCCGAGAGGCTCTATGTCCTCGACTTCAACGTTCCAGGCGAGGTTGAGAAGGTCAAGGTTCCGACTCTCTTCATCGACCACCACACCCAGCCTAGAATAGGGAATCCGCTCGTCGAGCAGATAAACCCCTCCCTGAACGGGGAGTACTGGCCGGCCAACTCCCTCGTCGTCTCGGAGCATTTTGGAATATGGAACGCCTGGAGCGCCCTCGGCGTCGTTGGGGATATAGGGGAAAAGGCCTTCGAGCTGGAGGGGGTCAGGAAGCTCCTTGATAGGGAGGGACTACCGCGGGAAGGGGCTTTAAGGCTCGTCGAGCTTATCGATTCAAACTACATAACGATGGACAGGGGAGCGGTCGAGGAGGCCGTTTACGTCCTCCTGGGACACGATGTCAGGGAACTCCTCGAATACGAGCCGTGGGTACGGAAGGCGGAGGCCATAAGGGAGGCCATTGAAGAGGCCGTCTCAAGCGCCGAGGAGCGGAACGGCTTCGCCATCGCTCACTTCGAGAGTCCCTTCAACATAATCTCAAAGGTTGCCAGAAAGCTCGTCTGGGAGCTAGGTTACAGGGGTGCGGTGGTCATCAACGGGAACTTCCAGGGAAAGGGGCAGCTCTACTTCAGGATCTCCGGCGAGGAAGCGGAGAGAATAAACATGGGAGAAGTCATCGAACGCATTAAAGCCCTCGGAACCAACGCCGGCGGCAAGAGAGAGGTTTTAGGCTGCGTCTGCGGGAGGGATAAAATCGAAGACGCGCTCAAGATCGTTGAAGAATACCTGAGGTGA
- the rfbD gene encoding dTDP-4-dehydrorhamnose reductase gives MRVAVIGANGQLGTDLVKVFGGDPFFGVIPLTHKDLDVTAPKTLKILRNLKPDVIINTAAYVRVDDAELYPEKAFAVNAIGALNIARIAEEIGAINVYISTDYVFDGKKGEPYTEEDVPNPINVYGASKYAGEIFTRNYSTKHYIIRVASLYGRAGASGKGGNFVNWVIEKAKRGEELRIVDDQFMSPTYTVDVAGTLKEFLKIQPEWGVYHMVNEGHCSWYEFARAIFEILGWDVEVKPIKSSELNRLARRPRFSALENRKLHKIGLKMPHWKGGLREYLTKREYL, from the coding sequence GTGAGGGTCGCTGTAATCGGTGCCAACGGCCAGCTCGGAACCGACCTGGTAAAGGTCTTTGGAGGAGATCCGTTTTTTGGGGTCATCCCCTTGACTCACAAGGATTTAGACGTCACAGCTCCCAAGACCCTGAAGATCCTAAGGAACCTAAAGCCCGACGTAATCATCAACACGGCTGCTTATGTTAGAGTGGATGATGCCGAGCTTTACCCGGAGAAAGCTTTTGCGGTCAACGCTATAGGTGCTCTGAACATCGCGAGGATTGCCGAGGAAATCGGCGCAATCAACGTCTACATCAGCACGGACTACGTCTTCGACGGCAAGAAAGGTGAGCCCTATACTGAGGAAGACGTCCCGAATCCGATAAACGTTTACGGTGCCAGCAAGTACGCTGGTGAAATCTTCACGAGGAACTATTCGACAAAGCACTACATCATCCGGGTGGCAAGCCTCTACGGAAGGGCTGGCGCGAGCGGGAAGGGAGGCAACTTTGTGAACTGGGTCATCGAGAAGGCCAAGCGCGGGGAGGAGCTGAGGATAGTGGACGACCAGTTCATGAGCCCGACTTATACTGTGGACGTCGCGGGGACTCTGAAGGAGTTTCTGAAAATTCAGCCGGAGTGGGGAGTTTACCACATGGTGAACGAAGGCCACTGCTCGTGGTACGAGTTCGCCAGGGCAATTTTTGAAATCTTAGGCTGGGACGTTGAGGTGAAGCCTATAAAGTCAAGCGAGCTCAACCGGCTGGCGAGGAGACCGAGGTTTTCGGCTCTTGAAAACAGAAAACTCCACAAAATTGGCCTGAAGATGCCGCACTGGAAAGGGGGGCTGAGGGAGTATCTAACGAAGAGGGAATACCTCTAG
- a CDS encoding antitoxin family protein codes for MEEVEVVYENGVFKPLKKVNLKEGTHGKVILELGLADIIEKFGKKVEKDALREFLEERR; via the coding sequence ATGGAGGAAGTTGAGGTAGTTTACGAGAACGGTGTCTTTAAGCCCCTGAAAAAGGTTAATCTCAAGGAAGGCACTCACGGAAAAGTAATCCTCGAGCTTGGGTTAGCTGACATCATTGAAAAATTCGGCAAGAAGGTAGAGAAAGATGCCCTCAGAGAGTTCCTGGAGGAGCGGAGATGA
- a CDS encoding sulfite exporter TauE/SafE family protein — MNPLTFVGLGFLVGFLVGLTGVGGGALMTPSLIFLGVEPLTAVGTDLLYATVTRIFGVFFHGRKGRIRYDIALRLLAGSVPAVILGGVILRGIDRNALNDYLTLLLGVILVVSAVLSLLKGEFSFSVRPRWAYVYLLGFIVGLTVQFTSVGAGVIVSFTLMNVARLDPKDVVGVTITYGLALSSLSFLNYAGMGSVDYHLAGTLILGTIPGVYLGTHVNRATDREKLKRAMNVIILLIGLFTLLGG, encoded by the coding sequence TTGAACCCGCTGACCTTCGTAGGACTGGGCTTCCTCGTCGGCTTTCTCGTGGGCCTAACGGGGGTCGGCGGCGGGGCTCTGATGACCCCTTCCCTCATATTTCTCGGTGTTGAACCCCTAACGGCAGTTGGAACCGACCTGCTCTACGCCACCGTCACGAGAATCTTCGGCGTTTTCTTCCACGGGAGGAAGGGCAGGATAAGGTACGACATAGCGCTCCGCCTCCTCGCTGGAAGCGTCCCGGCGGTAATCCTGGGTGGGGTAATCCTCCGCGGGATAGATAGGAACGCCCTCAACGATTATCTAACCCTCCTCCTGGGTGTTATTCTGGTCGTCAGCGCGGTTCTGAGCCTCCTCAAGGGCGAATTCAGCTTTTCTGTGAGGCCAAGGTGGGCCTACGTTTACCTCCTAGGCTTCATCGTTGGCCTGACGGTTCAGTTCACCTCCGTCGGTGCCGGCGTTATAGTGAGCTTCACCCTTATGAACGTCGCCAGGCTCGACCCGAAGGACGTGGTTGGGGTGACGATAACCTACGGGTTAGCGCTTTCTTCCCTCAGCTTCCTGAACTACGCGGGAATGGGAAGCGTGGACTACCACCTCGCGGGAACCCTTATCCTCGGAACGATCCCCGGGGTTTACCTCGGCACTCACGTGAACCGTGCAACGGACAGGGAGAAGCTTAAAAGGGCCATGAACGTGATAATCCTGCTGATCGGACTGTTCACGCTGCTGGGCGGGTGA
- a CDS encoding STT3 domain-containing protein, with product MVVNWRINYRERGTLMGRWLRSETASFLYRKLIEPKFAATIIAVIALVLRLLPMRFKYLLGYDPYFHLAYIRYSLERGEWVNFITYAGGPWGFRITGFHPLGLWMAPAYVYKFLSVFGVSLYNAFRITPVIFGLLTVLFTYFAVLRLHGKREAFLSAFLLAVSFGHVFRSMAGYYRGDNYMLFWYSAALLGIAVPLSLRGPRWRNARLTIYILPGIFAGLSAAFWQAYYPIFAIVTANALLIAVGGFLLGRDSYLRDALVLVASLAAGALLANSIGSHLGYGMVGSTRWLGKKLAEELGVQFGFIGDLFLLLYLKYIIPLTAAAVLALLALSRLVRGRRARGAVVLLGAAASIWLAFRYYGVINDAFLRLFPTSPIAETQRTSFGDWWEAYGIAGLLVPLFFLRFLKRPKMGDFLLLGTAIVMIPMAVVWTRFLFISSLAVATMAGIGLVALYDTAGALIEGVLENKRRWLSAALPLLLVGVPAISAYQGTSTTMAVHPFVTEEGESALTYLGEISSPNDVVLTWWDQGHWVTYYSMRPPVAQGGPSGWVAKYYLGLVNEKGLMNAGVDYVIVSYDTLTKFGAVVDTAGVSSGDYVLMVLPWAGSYGNLMVFSSGSYSVMAAPGGGEWDVKVRAGKGVVIPGRVFVERGDVVREVNVSGTPKADAYVYINLNYGYAVLMNGKAFDTPLARLMFTDDYPGNYTPVYSDGGYVKIFRFEHPNVAVAAENGSIVLRFTNATGTGLGIYGYLDNGTLVFKRWYGVGGKDAFVLPADINGSVVVRYVYVRKKTVLDRGVFRIDDVLFGAGGTD from the coding sequence ATGGTAGTGAACTGGAGGATAAATTACCGCGAGAGGGGAACTTTAATGGGACGGTGGTTGAGATCTGAAACGGCATCCTTTCTTTACCGGAAGCTCATCGAGCCGAAGTTCGCGGCCACCATCATAGCCGTTATCGCCCTCGTTCTCAGGCTCCTCCCCATGCGCTTTAAGTACCTCCTCGGCTACGACCCTTACTTCCACCTCGCCTACATCAGGTACTCCCTTGAGCGGGGGGAGTGGGTGAACTTCATCACCTACGCTGGGGGGCCGTGGGGGTTCCGGATCACAGGATTCCATCCCTTGGGCCTGTGGATGGCGCCGGCTTATGTTTACAAGTTCCTTTCGGTCTTTGGCGTCTCGCTCTACAACGCCTTCAGGATAACACCCGTCATCTTCGGCCTTCTCACCGTACTGTTCACGTACTTCGCCGTGCTGAGGCTCCACGGCAAAAGGGAGGCCTTCCTCTCTGCCTTCCTCCTGGCGGTGAGCTTCGGCCACGTCTTCCGCTCGATGGCCGGCTACTACCGCGGCGACAACTACATGCTCTTCTGGTACAGCGCGGCGCTCCTTGGAATCGCCGTTCCTCTCTCCCTCAGGGGCCCCCGGTGGAGGAACGCCCGGCTGACCATCTACATCCTTCCGGGAATCTTCGCCGGCCTTTCCGCGGCCTTCTGGCAGGCTTACTACCCAATATTCGCCATCGTTACCGCCAACGCCCTGCTCATCGCGGTTGGTGGCTTCCTTCTCGGGAGGGACAGTTACCTGAGGGACGCGCTGGTTCTCGTAGCCTCCCTGGCCGCCGGCGCCCTTCTGGCAAACTCAATAGGCTCCCACCTCGGGTACGGCATGGTGGGCTCAACCCGCTGGCTCGGGAAGAAACTGGCGGAGGAGCTCGGGGTTCAGTTTGGATTTATCGGGGACCTCTTCCTTTTGCTGTACCTTAAATACATCATTCCCCTAACAGCTGCGGCGGTTCTTGCCCTCCTGGCTCTTTCCAGGCTGGTTCGCGGCAGACGGGCTAGGGGCGCGGTGGTTCTTCTTGGAGCCGCCGCCTCCATCTGGCTTGCTTTCAGATACTACGGCGTCATAAACGATGCCTTCCTCCGTCTGTTCCCCACCAGCCCGATAGCCGAGACTCAGAGAACCTCCTTTGGGGATTGGTGGGAGGCCTACGGCATCGCAGGACTGCTCGTACCGCTGTTCTTCCTGCGCTTCCTTAAACGGCCGAAGATGGGGGATTTTCTCCTCCTGGGCACTGCCATCGTCATGATACCGATGGCCGTCGTCTGGACGAGGTTCCTCTTCATATCCTCCCTCGCAGTAGCCACCATGGCCGGCATCGGGCTGGTGGCCCTCTATGATACGGCGGGTGCTTTGATTGAGGGTGTCCTTGAGAACAAACGAAGATGGCTCTCCGCTGCCCTCCCCCTGCTTCTGGTTGGCGTTCCTGCCATCTCGGCCTATCAGGGAACCAGCACGACCATGGCCGTTCATCCGTTTGTGACGGAGGAGGGGGAGTCCGCGCTGACTTACCTGGGTGAAATCTCCAGCCCCAACGACGTCGTCCTGACCTGGTGGGACCAGGGACACTGGGTGACCTACTACTCGATGAGGCCCCCCGTTGCCCAGGGCGGCCCCAGCGGGTGGGTGGCCAAGTATTATCTGGGACTGGTGAATGAGAAGGGCCTGATGAACGCGGGCGTTGACTACGTCATCGTCTCCTACGACACCCTGACGAAGTTCGGGGCGGTCGTCGATACCGCGGGTGTCTCCTCCGGAGACTACGTCCTGATGGTTCTCCCCTGGGCGGGTTCCTACGGCAACCTCATGGTATTCTCCAGCGGCTCTTACTCGGTCATGGCCGCCCCCGGCGGAGGGGAGTGGGACGTCAAGGTTCGTGCAGGGAAGGGCGTCGTGATACCCGGGAGGGTGTTCGTTGAGAGGGGGGACGTCGTTAGGGAGGTGAACGTCTCGGGAACGCCAAAAGCCGATGCCTACGTTTACATCAACCTGAACTACGGCTACGCCGTTCTGATGAACGGAAAAGCCTTCGACACCCCCCTAGCGCGGCTGATGTTCACCGACGATTACCCAGGGAACTACACCCCCGTGTACTCGGACGGTGGTTACGTTAAGATATTCCGCTTTGAGCACCCGAACGTTGCCGTTGCCGCGGAGAACGGTTCCATCGTTCTCAGGTTCACCAACGCCACCGGAACCGGCCTCGGGATCTACGGCTACCTCGACAACGGCACGCTCGTCTTCAAGAGGTGGTACGGCGTCGGTGGAAAGGATGCGTTTGTGCTCCCGGCTGACATCAACGGGAGCGTCGTCGTGAGGTACGTCTACGTCCGGAAGAAGACGGTGCTGGATAGGGGGGTTTTCAGGATAGACGATGTACTATTTGGTGCAGGTGGTACGGATTAA
- the sat gene encoding sulfate adenylyltransferase encodes MVSKPHGGRLVRRLVAERTRERILGEQKEYPRVQIEHGRAIDLENIAHGVYSPLKGFLTSDDFESVLDHMRLSDDTPWTIPIVLDIKEKTFDEGDAILLYYDDLPIARMHVEEIYTYDKREFAVKVFKTDDPAHPGVARVMNMGDYLVGGEIELLNELPNPFAKYTLRPVETRVLFKERRWKTIVAFQTRNVPHLGHEYVQKAALTFVDGLFINPVLGRKKKGDYRDEVIIKAYETLFEHYYPKDAATLATVRYEMRYAGPREAVHHAIMRKNFGATHFIVGRDHAGVGDYYGPYEAWDMFSNFPDLGITPMFIRESFYCRKCGGMVNAKICPHDREFHIHISGTKLRKMIMTGEKPPEYMMRPEVFEVVRSFENPFVE; translated from the coding sequence ATGGTCTCAAAGCCCCACGGAGGCAGGCTCGTCAGAAGGCTCGTTGCCGAGAGAACCCGCGAGAGGATTCTGGGCGAGCAGAAAGAATACCCCCGCGTCCAGATCGAGCATGGTCGCGCTATAGACCTTGAGAACATCGCCCACGGCGTTTACTCGCCCCTCAAGGGCTTCCTCACAAGCGACGACTTCGAGAGCGTCCTCGACCACATGCGCCTGAGCGACGACACGCCCTGGACGATTCCGATAGTGCTCGATATCAAAGAGAAAACCTTCGACGAGGGCGACGCGATACTCCTGTATTATGACGACCTGCCGATAGCCAGGATGCACGTCGAGGAGATTTACACCTACGACAAGAGGGAATTCGCGGTCAAGGTCTTCAAGACCGACGATCCGGCCCACCCGGGTGTCGCCAGGGTTATGAACATGGGCGACTACCTCGTCGGCGGCGAGATTGAACTCCTCAACGAGCTCCCGAACCCCTTCGCGAAATACACGCTCAGGCCAGTTGAGACGAGGGTTCTCTTCAAGGAGCGCAGATGGAAGACGATAGTCGCCTTCCAGACGAGGAACGTTCCCCACCTCGGCCACGAGTACGTCCAGAAAGCTGCTCTTACCTTCGTCGACGGCCTCTTCATCAACCCCGTCCTCGGGAGGAAGAAGAAGGGCGACTACCGCGATGAGGTCATAATCAAGGCCTACGAGACGCTCTTCGAGCACTACTATCCCAAAGATGCGGCAACCCTCGCCACAGTCCGCTACGAGATGCGCTATGCCGGACCAAGGGAAGCCGTTCACCACGCAATAATGAGGAAGAACTTCGGTGCGACGCACTTCATCGTGGGAAGGGACCACGCAGGCGTTGGCGACTACTACGGGCCCTACGAGGCATGGGATATGTTCAGCAACTTCCCCGACCTAGGCATAACTCCGATGTTCATCCGTGAGTCCTTCTACTGCAGGAAGTGCGGCGGCATGGTCAACGCGAAGATATGCCCCCACGACAGGGAGTTCCACATCCACATAAGCGGTACCAAGCTCAGGAAGATGATAATGACCGGCGAAAAGCCGCCGGAGTACATGATGAGGCCGGAGGTCTTCGAGGTCGTGAGGAGCTTCGAGAACCCGTTTGTGGAATGA
- the cysC gene encoding adenylyl-sulfate kinase, with protein MDELKNLEKGFTIWLTGPSGAGKTTLAVKLARKLREMGYRVEILDGDTIRKTLYPNLGFSKEAREMHNRVVIHMAKLLSRNGVIAIVSLISPYRAVREYARKEIGNFMEVYVYAPLEVRIQRDPKGLYAKALRGEIKGLTGYDGVYEEPENPEVKVDSSKMTPEEEVAAVIEKAQELGYLP; from the coding sequence ATGGACGAGCTGAAGAACCTTGAGAAGGGATTCACCATCTGGCTCACGGGGCCGAGCGGTGCCGGGAAGACAACCCTGGCCGTGAAGCTCGCGAGGAAGCTCAGGGAGATGGGCTACCGGGTTGAAATACTCGACGGGGACACGATAAGGAAGACCCTCTATCCGAACCTCGGATTTTCCAAGGAAGCCAGGGAGATGCACAACCGCGTTGTCATTCACATGGCCAAGCTCCTCAGCAGGAACGGGGTCATAGCCATAGTCTCGCTGATCTCGCCCTACAGAGCGGTGAGAGAGTACGCGAGGAAGGAGATAGGGAACTTCATGGAGGTCTACGTCTACGCCCCCCTGGAGGTGAGGATCCAGCGCGACCCCAAGGGGCTTTACGCGAAGGCGTTGAGGGGAGAGATAAAGGGCCTGACCGGCTACGATGGCGTCTATGAGGAGCCTGAAAACCCCGAGGTAAAAGTGGACAGCTCGAAGATGACGCCCGAGGAGGAAGTCGCGGCTGTAATAGAAAAGGCCCAAGAGCTCGGTTACCTACCGTGA
- a CDS encoding ribbon-helix-helix domain-containing protein codes for MAEEKKYTTVSIPKPLYDKIKARIEGTGFTSVSDYVTYVLREVLASLEEEEKEEVFTEEEEEKVKERLRALGYLD; via the coding sequence ATGGCTGAGGAGAAGAAGTACACGACTGTTTCCATACCCAAGCCCCTCTACGACAAGATAAAGGCCAGGATAGAGGGTACGGGCTTCACTTCGGTCTCGGACTACGTCACCTACGTCCTCCGCGAGGTTCTGGCGAGCCTCGAAGAGGAGGAGAAGGAGGAAGTCTTCACCGAGGAGGAGGAAGAGAAGGTTAAGGAGAGGCTTCGCGCCCTCGGCTACCTTGACTGA